From a single Bacillus pumilus genomic region:
- a CDS encoding non-ribosomal peptide synthetase, with protein MRKQKIQKVYPLTPMQEGMLYYAMLDPNSSSYFTQLELGISGEFDHDLFEKSLNELIRTYDILRTAFVYQQLQKPRQVVLAERHLDVYREDLSHLNHQEQQKVLDQYKKQVRKQGFHLTNDLLLKVAVFQLNETNWHLIWSNHHIIMDGWSMGVLMKKLFHYYESYRNGRTPDRSQGKPYADYIQWLGKQNKQEAESYWKERLDGAVQHQGLLLQKEVNGQYEHQEWTFTWDAQTVQAIQNVARQCQVTAPNLFQAVWSVLLGTYHAADDVTFGTVVSGRPPSVSGIERMAGLFINTIPVRVTLDQEQTFKQLFQKVQQHALEAENYDFMPLYDIQQKTAAGGQLFDHLVGFENYPLDQELSGDTMSARLGFSIDVKDGFEQTNFDLNVLVYPGETWTLKIKYNALAFEEKVIENISKHLTHLMKQVIHNPEVHLRDVTCITEEEKQQIKAWNQTERDYPKHLSIPVLLDARVKAQPDHLALVEGDRTFTYEELGQEIRPLAGSLVEKGVQPGDAVAVFMDRSADAVITILAVLYAGAAYVPIDPSQPEERIRFMLEDSGASILLHADSQPPVVKGIKTVHVADMSNHSHVDLSAKTSPSHLAYIMYTSGSTGRPKGVQIEHQHIVRLACSQDKLGLTKSDRMAHTGAVSFDAITFEIFTTLLNGATLYPVDRDTLLDIHRFEQFIQTHQLTALFLTTGLFNQLAQQRPQMFKGLTTLITGGDVINVKSAELVKQHHPALVLLNAYGPTENTTISTIYEIKGDETGSIPIGQPINHSSAYILDDDQRLQPIGAPGELYVGGDGVSSGYLHRPDLTDQVFMADPFKPAGRMYRTGDLARYGADGQIEFLGRTDDQVKIRGFRIELGEIETVLQQEAGIDDAVVLVHTFSDEKEITAYFTGTMTEEEVRDLFNQELPAYMVPHHVMKLDAFTLTSNGKVDRKALPKPDEAQREEMKIIPPETETEKALAQIWEELLGKTVGVDEHFFMAGGHSLKAMMMSAEIQEVLQKEVPIQVIFEKPTIRSLAASIDQDGQEEKMHPILPAEQADEYPVSPAQRRLYILQTLEPDSTNYHIPIVLTLEGTLEYQRLKSAFDQLIQTHEILRTSFHMNGEHIVQRVNEWTAFDIPVHDIKEEEAEAFLSERQTPFDLTAAPLLRAQLLKVRENRHLLVLEAHHLITDGSSMKTFIQDLAKAYDGEALGERAIHYKDYAVWQLSEEEMEKQKEHEAYWLKQFEGDLPVLELPTDAPRPAVRDFSGERFMFGCDQATTQRIQELLQKTDTTMYMFLLSAFQVLLASYSGQEDIIVGSPVAGRTHPDIQDMPGMFINTVAMRGKPEQTKTFLQLLEEIKETSLAAFAHQSYPLEELIARLPLDRDTTRSPLFSVSFNMQNMEVPALKLGDLHISPYALHHHSVKFDLSLEAFEREGALKLSFDYAAALFKEETVRRFASHLLAIIREAVQHPHEQIGLLRILDQYEQIARLEKKDGEQTNRHEPFHVQFSRQAKETPDAIAVMDDQRRLTYRELEDMSNALGRELKIRGVEKEEAVALILDRSVYVVVSMLGVMKAGGAFVPIDPAFPAERIRYTLEDSRAQVIVTNESLAGFYQHHKPVQVVQVEKAVHQSRTIDLPEVSTDQLAYVIYTSGTTGKPKGVQLTHRNLSHYVNWLTNEVTLQDYDRTALLSSYAYDLGYTSIFPVLKAGGTLYVPREDVYTDPVRLMCLIDEQELTYIKMTPSLFHMMADSQDHAFNDLRLVVLGGEPIVSEDVETFMEQHPYVAVMNHYGPTETTIGTVTKLITPHELGALKDRSVIGQPIAHTRVLALNQQKRLVPYGAPGELYISGEGVSRGYLNQPELTAERFIENPYFPEERMYRTGDLVRQHANGDIEFLGRVDDQVKIRGYRIEKQEIEHAARAQLSIPKVYVKVIHMSRLPELALYYTAPEPIGTLTFREKLAETLPDYMIPTYFVKVDHIPLTQNGKVDAKSLPLPNEMHMNRAAHVAPETALEETLCDIWSEVLGVEQIGVHDHFFELGGHSLKGMVLISKMQAKLNKHVPLKILFEKPTIRAMAAYLEKVNSSDMTSIQPAEKQDFYPVSSAQKRMYVLQQLHPEAVTYHMPAVLIMEGSLDVKQLEEALQSLIERHESLRTAFVEIDGVPVQKVYRQVPFTLEVVEVEEGQVEPIIDAFITPFSLHQAPLMRAKVAKLSDEKYVFMMDMHHIIADGVTRSLLIQELTELYEKKTLPPVQLHYKDYAVWQQEEKQQALLEKQRQYWLEQYAEPPEDLALPLDFPRPHVQSFEGDRVDRWLSAEKVQSIKTLMAEKGVSMNMVMQTAFSIFLSKLTGQTDIVIGAVTAGRTHASIERVPGMFVNTLALRHEVQMEETTAQLLEKMKDRNLSAYEHQDFPFEELVAQLDLPKDTGRNPLFSVMLTTDDRDLTLPNLNGLKLSQKQQETVQAKFDVTLGVFEEQDQVGLRFEYAAALFKKKTIQRWSRYVEQIIDEMLAKLNEPISSLSMLMEEEKQELINEWSGPDLDVPSDQTVHALIEAKAYQAPHQKAATFCGTSWTYEELNHRANTVASRLISNGIKRGDRVGILTRPSLDMTAAVLGVLKSGAAFVPIDADYPAQRIAYMLEDCGAEVLLIQKGLTAPSSFTGHVLSIEDAVEGEAQEIQVHMKPTDLAYMIYTSGTTGQPKGVMVEHQSLVNLAFWHNDAFQVTNADRTAKYAGFGFDASIWEMFPTWIAGAELHIIEEAIRLDMIKLNAYFNDENITVAFLPTQLCEQFMSMDNHSLRYLLTGGDKLKQVKPVPYKLVNNYGPTENTVVATSGIIEPDQGTLPIGTAIANTRFYIMGSLYDLSPPGVPGELVIAGKGLARGYWNLQEETNKRFILDPFYPGERMYRTGDLVKWTSDGELIYLGRKDHQVNIRGFRIELSEIEAQLLALTEVKEAVVTTVKDASDQDALVAYVITNEETTDLKDSLKQTLPDYMVPSWIIKLDHLPMTANGKVDLKALPAPDMESSQTAYEAPRDEVEKLLCGIWEDVLGVSQVGIHDHFFFLGGDSIKGIQMASRLTQAGWKLDMKLLFQYPTIAELRPYIEEADQLTADQSPVEGEVILTPIQRWFFERAFSDQHHWNLSMMLHAPNGFDLSITEQVMQKLLSHHDALRMVYRQEHDDILQYNQRKLNEPFAIVSHDVSKEDDVKKAISTYANEYQRQLNLETGPLMKVICFHAKDGDHLLIVTHHLVIDGVSCRILLEDFMSLYQQVAHGKTLVLPPKTHSFKEWAEAIERYAQTQLLKSQSEYWTEIDRMPMTTLPVDHEVMKRKVAQTKAVQMQLSESETGHLLTDIHLPYTTEMNDILLCALGLAVHEWTGESHVHVQLEGHGREDILSGLDVSRTVGWFTSMYPVVLKAKPDQTIAEAIKGTKEMLRRVPNKGIGYGILKYLTATASSGQHVQPEISLNYLGQIDQEVTTELFGPSAYDMGRQASPDSEAVYKLNLSGLVQHNRFILSCSYCTDEYEEKTIQQFMALLKEKIQSIIAHCLTQHEREFTPSDFSASDLEMDEMDDIFDMLEEKLT; from the coding sequence ATGAGAAAGCAGAAGATTCAAAAGGTATATCCTTTAACACCCATGCAGGAGGGCATGTTGTATTATGCCATGCTAGACCCTAATTCCTCCTCTTATTTCACACAGCTTGAGCTAGGAATAAGCGGAGAGTTTGACCACGATCTTTTTGAAAAAAGTCTCAATGAGCTCATACGGACATATGACATTCTCCGTACAGCCTTTGTCTATCAACAGTTGCAAAAGCCTCGTCAGGTTGTACTGGCTGAACGTCATCTAGATGTGTATCGAGAGGACCTGTCTCACCTGAATCATCAAGAGCAGCAAAAGGTATTAGACCAATATAAAAAACAAGTGAGAAAGCAAGGGTTTCACTTAACGAATGATCTGTTGTTGAAGGTCGCTGTTTTTCAATTAAATGAAACAAATTGGCATCTGATTTGGAGCAACCATCACATCATCATGGATGGGTGGTCCATGGGTGTTTTAATGAAAAAACTGTTTCATTACTATGAATCTTATCGGAATGGCAGAACGCCGGATCGCTCACAAGGAAAACCTTATGCAGATTATATCCAGTGGCTTGGAAAGCAAAACAAACAAGAAGCGGAAAGCTATTGGAAGGAGCGTTTAGACGGAGCTGTTCAGCATCAAGGGCTGTTGCTGCAAAAGGAAGTAAACGGACAATATGAACATCAGGAATGGACGTTTACATGGGATGCTCAAACAGTACAAGCCATTCAAAATGTAGCAAGACAATGCCAAGTGACAGCCCCGAACCTGTTTCAGGCTGTCTGGTCTGTTCTATTAGGCACCTATCATGCAGCAGATGATGTCACATTCGGAACCGTCGTATCGGGCAGACCTCCAAGTGTGTCTGGGATTGAGCGTATGGCTGGTCTGTTTATCAATACGATCCCTGTTCGGGTGACATTGGATCAGGAGCAGACGTTCAAACAGCTGTTTCAAAAGGTTCAGCAGCATGCACTAGAAGCGGAAAACTATGATTTTATGCCGCTTTATGACATTCAGCAGAAGACAGCCGCTGGAGGGCAGCTCTTTGATCATTTGGTTGGTTTTGAGAACTATCCGTTAGATCAGGAGCTGTCTGGTGACACCATGTCTGCACGTCTTGGCTTCTCCATTGATGTAAAGGACGGCTTTGAACAAACGAATTTCGATCTTAATGTTCTTGTTTATCCAGGTGAAACGTGGACATTGAAAATCAAATACAATGCCTTGGCTTTTGAAGAAAAGGTGATTGAAAACATATCGAAACATTTGACTCATCTCATGAAGCAAGTCATCCACAACCCTGAAGTACACCTTCGTGATGTGACATGTATCACGGAAGAGGAGAAGCAGCAGATAAAAGCGTGGAATCAGACGGAGCGGGATTATCCGAAGCATCTATCTATTCCTGTGCTGCTCGATGCACGGGTGAAGGCGCAGCCTGACCACCTGGCATTAGTTGAAGGCGACCGAACATTTACGTACGAGGAGCTTGGACAAGAAATCCGCCCGTTAGCCGGCAGTCTTGTTGAAAAAGGCGTACAGCCCGGAGATGCTGTCGCAGTGTTTATGGATCGATCAGCTGATGCGGTCATCACTATTTTAGCAGTTCTGTACGCAGGGGCAGCTTATGTACCGATTGATCCATCGCAGCCTGAGGAAAGAATCCGATTTATGCTTGAAGACAGCGGTGCATCTATTTTGCTTCATGCTGACAGTCAGCCGCCAGTTGTTAAGGGCATTAAGACTGTTCATGTGGCAGACATGTCTAACCATTCACACGTGGATTTATCAGCCAAGACGTCTCCATCTCACTTGGCGTATATCATGTATACATCGGGATCAACTGGACGACCGAAAGGGGTTCAAATTGAGCATCAGCATATTGTGAGATTGGCTTGCTCTCAGGATAAATTAGGCTTGACCAAGTCGGATCGTATGGCACATACAGGGGCTGTCAGCTTTGACGCCATTACCTTTGAAATCTTTACCACGCTGCTGAATGGCGCGACACTGTATCCTGTTGACCGCGATACTTTATTGGATATCCATCGATTTGAACAATTTATTCAAACACATCAGTTGACGGCACTCTTTTTAACGACTGGATTATTTAATCAGCTCGCTCAGCAGCGTCCGCAAATGTTCAAAGGATTAACCACATTAATTACAGGCGGTGACGTGATCAATGTGAAGAGTGCGGAGCTTGTGAAACAGCATCATCCAGCACTTGTTTTACTAAATGCCTATGGCCCAACAGAAAATACAACCATCTCGACCATTTACGAAATAAAAGGAGATGAAACGGGTTCGATCCCAATTGGTCAGCCGATCAATCATTCGTCCGCTTATATTTTAGATGATGATCAAAGATTACAGCCAATTGGAGCGCCAGGAGAGCTGTATGTTGGGGGAGATGGTGTCTCAAGTGGATATCTCCATCGTCCAGATTTGACCGATCAAGTGTTTATGGCAGATCCCTTTAAGCCGGCAGGGCGTATGTATCGTACAGGGGATTTGGCTAGGTATGGTGCAGATGGCCAGATCGAATTTCTCGGCCGGACAGATGATCAGGTGAAAATTCGAGGCTTCCGAATAGAACTTGGTGAAATCGAAACAGTGCTTCAGCAAGAAGCGGGCATAGATGATGCGGTTGTGCTTGTTCATACGTTTTCAGATGAAAAGGAAATCACCGCTTACTTCACGGGAACGATGACAGAAGAAGAGGTGCGGGATTTATTCAACCAAGAGCTCCCAGCTTATATGGTACCGCACCATGTGATGAAGCTGGATGCCTTTACGCTCACATCGAATGGAAAGGTAGATCGAAAAGCGTTACCAAAGCCGGATGAAGCGCAACGGGAAGAAATGAAGATCATTCCGCCTGAGACTGAGACGGAAAAGGCACTCGCTCAAATTTGGGAGGAGCTCCTTGGGAAAACGGTAGGCGTAGATGAACATTTCTTCATGGCTGGCGGGCACTCTCTCAAAGCGATGATGATGTCCGCGGAAATTCAAGAGGTGCTTCAAAAGGAAGTACCGATTCAAGTGATTTTTGAGAAGCCAACGATTCGTTCATTAGCGGCATCTATCGATCAGGATGGTCAAGAAGAAAAAATGCATCCGATTTTACCAGCAGAGCAGGCGGATGAATATCCGGTATCTCCAGCTCAGCGCCGTTTATACATTTTGCAGACACTCGAACCAGACAGCACGAATTATCATATTCCGATCGTCTTAACGCTTGAAGGGACACTTGAATACCAGCGGCTCAAGTCAGCGTTTGATCAATTGATCCAAACACATGAGATCTTAAGAACGAGCTTTCATATGAATGGAGAACACATCGTCCAAAGGGTGAATGAATGGACGGCATTTGACATTCCCGTTCATGACATTAAGGAGGAAGAGGCGGAGGCATTTCTTTCTGAACGTCAAACACCATTTGATTTAACAGCAGCGCCTCTATTGCGAGCACAATTGTTGAAGGTCAGAGAGAACCGTCATCTTCTCGTCTTGGAAGCACATCATCTCATCACAGATGGTAGCTCCATGAAGACGTTCATTCAAGATTTGGCGAAGGCTTATGATGGCGAAGCTCTTGGAGAAAGAGCCATTCATTATAAAGATTACGCTGTCTGGCAGTTGAGTGAGGAAGAAATGGAGAAACAGAAGGAGCATGAGGCGTATTGGCTGAAGCAATTCGAAGGGGATTTGCCGGTTTTAGAACTGCCAACAGATGCACCGCGTCCAGCGGTACGTGATTTTTCCGGAGAACGATTCATGTTTGGCTGTGATCAAGCGACGACTCAGCGGATTCAAGAGTTGCTTCAGAAAACAGATACAACCATGTACATGTTCCTGTTATCTGCCTTTCAAGTGCTGCTTGCCTCGTATAGCGGTCAGGAAGATATCATCGTTGGTTCGCCTGTTGCAGGACGGACACATCCTGATATACAGGACATGCCCGGCATGTTTATCAACACTGTTGCGATGCGCGGAAAACCAGAACAAACGAAGACATTTTTACAGCTGCTTGAAGAAATAAAAGAAACGAGTCTTGCCGCTTTTGCTCATCAAAGCTATCCGCTCGAAGAGTTAATTGCACGTCTTCCGTTAGATCGAGATACAACCCGGAGCCCACTCTTTAGCGTGTCATTTAACATGCAGAACATGGAGGTTCCTGCGCTAAAGCTTGGCGATCTGCACATTTCGCCTTATGCTCTTCACCATCACTCAGTCAAATTTGACTTGTCTCTAGAAGCATTTGAACGAGAGGGAGCACTAAAGCTAAGCTTTGACTATGCAGCGGCGTTATTTAAAGAAGAGACTGTCCGCCGGTTCGCATCTCATCTTCTGGCGATTATTCGTGAAGCGGTCCAACACCCGCATGAACAGATTGGCTTGCTCCGTATCCTTGATCAGTATGAGCAAATAGCGCGGCTTGAGAAAAAAGACGGTGAGCAAACGAATCGTCATGAGCCATTCCATGTCCAATTTTCACGTCAGGCAAAAGAAACACCAGATGCCATTGCGGTGATGGATGATCAACGGAGGCTCACTTACCGCGAGCTGGAAGATATGTCAAATGCATTAGGCAGAGAACTGAAGATACGTGGCGTCGAGAAAGAAGAAGCTGTAGCGCTGATTCTTGACCGCTCTGTCTATGTCGTTGTCTCAATGCTTGGCGTGATGAAAGCAGGAGGTGCATTTGTACCAATTGATCCGGCTTTCCCTGCGGAACGTATCCGCTACACATTAGAGGATTCACGTGCACAAGTGATCGTGACAAATGAGTCTCTTGCAGGTTTCTATCAACATCACAAGCCGGTTCAGGTCGTGCAGGTTGAAAAAGCAGTACATCAAAGCCGCACGATAGATCTGCCAGAAGTTTCAACCGATCAGCTCGCTTACGTGATTTATACATCTGGGACAACAGGGAAGCCGAAGGGCGTTCAGCTCACGCATCGTAATCTATCACACTACGTCAACTGGCTGACAAATGAGGTGACATTGCAAGATTACGATCGGACGGCTCTGCTTTCTTCTTATGCATACGATCTCGGTTACACAAGTATTTTCCCAGTTTTAAAAGCAGGGGGAACACTATATGTGCCTCGTGAAGATGTGTATACAGACCCGGTCCGTCTGATGTGTTTGATTGATGAACAAGAGCTGACTTACATCAAAATGACACCATCATTATTTCATATGATGGCAGATTCACAGGATCATGCATTTAACGATTTACGCCTTGTGGTACTTGGAGGGGAACCGATTGTCTCTGAGGATGTTGAAACATTTATGGAGCAGCACCCATATGTGGCAGTGATGAACCACTATGGCCCGACAGAGACAACCATTGGAACTGTGACCAAGCTGATCACACCGCATGAGCTCGGCGCTTTGAAGGATCGCTCTGTGATCGGGCAGCCAATTGCTCACACAAGAGTGCTCGCACTCAATCAGCAGAAGCGTCTTGTCCCTTATGGCGCACCTGGAGAGCTTTATATATCTGGGGAAGGTGTATCGAGAGGGTATTTGAATCAGCCTGAATTAACAGCAGAACGTTTTATAGAAAATCCGTATTTTCCTGAAGAGCGGATGTATCGTACAGGAGATTTGGTCAGACAACATGCAAATGGAGACATTGAATTTCTTGGAAGAGTTGATGATCAAGTGAAAATCCGCGGCTATCGTATTGAGAAACAGGAAATAGAGCATGCCGCACGTGCGCAATTATCCATTCCAAAGGTATATGTCAAAGTGATTCACATGTCCCGTTTACCGGAGCTTGCACTTTATTACACAGCACCAGAACCTATTGGAACACTAACGTTTAGAGAAAAGCTTGCGGAGACATTGCCGGATTATATGATTCCAACGTATTTTGTCAAAGTGGATCACATTCCGCTTACACAAAACGGAAAGGTGGATGCAAAATCTCTGCCGCTTCCAAATGAAATGCATATGAACCGTGCGGCGCATGTAGCACCAGAAACGGCACTTGAAGAGACGCTGTGTGACATTTGGTCAGAAGTTCTTGGGGTTGAGCAAATCGGTGTTCATGATCACTTCTTTGAATTGGGAGGGCATTCCCTCAAAGGCATGGTGCTCATTTCGAAGATGCAAGCCAAGCTGAACAAACATGTGCCGCTCAAAATCCTTTTTGAAAAGCCAACGATACGGGCGATGGCAGCTTATTTGGAAAAAGTAAATTCTTCAGACATGACATCCATTCAGCCGGCGGAAAAGCAAGATTTCTACCCAGTCTCTTCTGCTCAAAAGCGTATGTATGTCCTGCAGCAGCTGCATCCAGAAGCAGTGACTTATCATATGCCTGCCGTTTTGATCATGGAAGGCAGCCTTGATGTGAAGCAGCTAGAAGAAGCGCTTCAATCCTTGATCGAACGCCATGAATCATTGCGTACAGCCTTTGTAGAAATTGACGGCGTACCAGTTCAAAAAGTCTATCGCCAAGTGCCGTTTACGTTAGAGGTTGTTGAAGTCGAGGAGGGGCAAGTAGAGCCTATCATAGACGCATTCATCACTCCATTCTCATTACATCAAGCACCATTAATGAGGGCAAAAGTGGCAAAGCTTTCTGATGAGAAATATGTGTTCATGATGGATATGCACCATATCATTGCAGATGGTGTTACACGCAGTCTGCTCATTCAAGAATTGACAGAGCTGTATGAGAAAAAGACGTTACCGCCAGTTCAGCTGCATTACAAGGATTATGCGGTATGGCAGCAAGAAGAAAAGCAGCAAGCGCTGCTCGAGAAACAGCGTCAATATTGGCTAGAGCAATACGCAGAGCCGCCAGAAGATTTGGCGCTGCCACTTGATTTTCCGCGCCCTCATGTTCAGTCATTTGAAGGAGACCGAGTCGATAGATGGTTATCTGCTGAAAAGGTGCAATCCATTAAAACGCTTATGGCTGAAAAAGGTGTGAGCATGAACATGGTGATGCAAACAGCATTTTCCATATTCTTGTCCAAATTAACTGGTCAGACAGATATCGTCATAGGCGCTGTGACAGCAGGACGTACTCATGCTTCAATCGAACGAGTTCCAGGCATGTTTGTGAATACACTGGCCCTTCGGCATGAAGTGCAGATGGAAGAAACGACAGCACAATTGCTTGAAAAAATGAAAGATCGCAACCTATCAGCCTATGAGCATCAAGATTTTCCGTTTGAGGAATTGGTAGCACAGTTAGATCTTCCGAAAGACACTGGCCGCAACCCATTGTTTAGTGTCATGCTGACAACGGATGACAGAGACCTGACGTTACCGAATTTGAATGGTCTCAAGCTTTCGCAAAAACAGCAAGAGACAGTTCAAGCAAAATTTGATGTGACGCTTGGTGTATTTGAAGAACAAGATCAAGTGGGCCTGCGTTTTGAGTATGCAGCGGCACTGTTTAAAAAGAAGACCATTCAGCGTTGGAGTCGATATGTTGAACAAATCATAGACGAGATGCTGGCAAAACTAAATGAGCCAATATCATCGCTTTCGATGTTAATGGAAGAGGAAAAACAAGAGCTGATCAATGAATGGTCAGGGCCTGACCTAGACGTTCCGTCAGATCAAACGGTTCATGCACTGATTGAGGCTAAGGCGTATCAAGCGCCTCACCAAAAAGCGGCAACCTTCTGTGGAACAAGCTGGACGTATGAAGAACTGAATCATCGGGCGAATACAGTCGCTTCAAGACTCATCTCAAACGGCATAAAACGAGGAGACCGCGTTGGTATTCTCACCCGTCCATCGCTGGACATGACGGCAGCTGTCCTTGGGGTTCTCAAGTCAGGTGCGGCATTCGTTCCAATTGATGCGGATTATCCTGCTCAGCGTATTGCTTACATGCTGGAAGACTGCGGGGCAGAGGTACTTCTCATACAAAAAGGATTGACTGCACCATCTTCATTCACAGGTCATGTTCTATCGATAGAAGATGCGGTTGAAGGCGAAGCACAAGAGATTCAGGTTCATATGAAACCAACAGATCTCGCCTATATGATTTACACATCTGGAACGACTGGACAGCCGAAGGGTGTCATGGTTGAGCACCAATCCCTTGTCAATCTTGCGTTCTGGCACAATGATGCCTTCCAAGTGACAAATGCGGATCGAACCGCTAAATATGCCGGCTTTGGCTTTGATGCCTCCATTTGGGAAATGTTCCCGACATGGATCGCCGGCGCAGAGCTGCACATCATCGAGGAAGCCATTCGTCTCGATATGATCAAACTCAATGCGTATTTCAATGACGAAAATATCACTGTTGCATTCCTACCAACTCAGCTATGTGAGCAGTTTATGTCGATGGACAATCATTCACTGCGTTACTTACTGACAGGAGGAGACAAGCTGAAACAGGTGAAGCCTGTTCCATATAAACTCGTCAATAACTATGGACCAACAGAAAACACAGTCGTGGCGACAAGTGGGATCATCGAACCAGATCAAGGCACGCTTCCGATCGGAACAGCGATTGCCAATACTCGTTTTTACATCATGGGTTCGTTATATGACCTCTCGCCGCCAGGCGTGCCGGGTGAGCTTGTGATCGCAGGAAAAGGACTGGCTAGAGGGTACTGGAACCTGCAAGAGGAAACCAACAAACGATTTATCCTAGATCCATTTTATCCAGGAGAGCGCATGTACCGTACAGGCGACTTAGTGAAATGGACATCAGATGGCGAGCTGATCTACCTCGGCAGAAAAGACCATCAGGTCAACATCCGAGGCTTCCGAATTGAGCTGTCAGAAATTGAAGCCCAGCTTCTTGCCCTGACGGAAGTCAAAGAAGCAGTCGTGACAACGGTCAAAGATGCGAGCGATCAAGATGCGCTTGTGGCATACGTCATCACAAATGAAGAAACGACCGACTTAAAAGACAGCTTAAAACAAACGTTGCCAGATTATATGGTGCCTTCTTGGATCATCAAGCTAGACCACCTGCCGATGACGGCAAATGGCAAAGTCGACTTAAAAGCATTACCGGCACCCGATATGGAATCGAGCCAAACGGCATACGAAGCGCCAAGAGATGAAGTCGAAAAGCTTCTATGCGGTATTTGGGAAGATGTTCTTGGCGTGAGCCAAGTCGGCATTCACGATCACTTTTTCTTCCTTGGTGGAGACTCGATTAAAGGCATCCAAATGGCAAGCAGGCTCACGCAAGCGGGCTGGAAGCTTGATATGAAGCTATTATTCCAATATCCAACAATTGCCGAGCTCCGTCCATATATCGAAGAAGCTGATCAACTGACAGCTGATCAATCACCTGTCGAAGGGGAAGTCATTTTGACACCAATTCAGCGCTGGTTCTTTGAACGAGCCTTCAGTGATCAGCATCATTGGAATCTCTCCATGATGCTCCATGCGCCAAATGGATTTGACCTTTCGATCACCGAACAAGTGATGCAGAAACTGCTTTCACATCATGATGCACTGCGTATGGTATACAGGCAGGAGCATGATGACATTCTGCAATACAATCAGCGGAAACTCAACGAACCATTTGCCATTGTTTCTCATGATGTTTCAAAAGAAGACGACGTGAAAAAGGCCATTTCCACCTATGCCAACGAGTATCAGCGCCAGCTCAACCTTGAAACAGGTCCACTCATGAAAGTGATCTGTTTCCATGCAAAAGATGGCGATCACTTACTCATCGTGACACACCATCTTGTTATTGACGGTGTCTCATGCCGGATTTTACTAGAGGACTTTATGTCTCTTTATCAGCAGGTAGCTCATGGGAAAACGCTCGTCCTTCCGCCTAAAACCCACTCCTTTAAAGAATGGGCAGAGGCGATCGAACGTTACGCACAGACCCAGCTTTTAAAAAGCCAAAGTGAGTACTGGACAGAGATTGACAGGATGCCAATGACCACTTTACCTGTTGATCATGAAGTAATGAAAAGGAAAGTTGCTCAAACAAAAGCGGTACAGATGCAGCTTTCAGAGTCCGAAACAGGGCATCTTTTGACCGATATTCATCTGCCGTACACAACGGAAATGAACGATATTCTTCTATGCGCGCTCGGGCTTGCGGTTCATGAGTGGACAGGTGAATCCCATGTACATGTGCAGCTTGAAGGACATGGAAGAGAGGATATTTTATCAGGGCTGGATGTCTCCCGCACGGTTGGATGGTTTACGAGTATGTACCCAGTCGTACTGAAAGCAAAGCCGGATCAAACCATAGCAGAGGCTATTAAAGGGACGAAAGAGATGCTCCGGCGAGTGCCGAATAAAGGAATTGGCTACGGGATATTAAAATACCTCACTGCCACTGCGTCGTCAGGACAGCATGTACAACCTGAAATCAGCTTGAATTATCTTGGGCAGATTGATCAGGAAGTGACGACAGAACTCTTTGGACCTTCCGCCTATGATATGGGACGACAAGCAAGCCCAGATTCAGAAGCTGTCTATAAGCTGAATCTCAGTGGTCTTGTTCAACACAATCGATTCATTTTGTCTTGTTCCTATTGTACAGACGAATATGAAGAGAAGACGATACAACAGTTTATGGCATTGCTGAAGGAAAAAATTCAATCCATCATCGCCCATTGCCTAACGCAGCACGAACGAGAATTTACGCCAAGTGACTTCTCTGCTAGTGACCTTGAAATGGATGAAATGGACGACATTTTTGACATGCTTGAGGAGAAATTGACCTAA